In the genome of Oncorhynchus tshawytscha isolate Ot180627B unplaced genomic scaffold, Otsh_v2.0 Un_contig_3252_pilon_pilon, whole genome shotgun sequence, the window CGCCGCCCCGCCCCCCGTCATCACCGCCTTGTTGCCCTTAGCAACCGGAGGATGGACTACGGTTCTAGTCCCACCCCTCAGGATGGTGGGCGTCGTGGCGAGCTCGGCCACATTCAGTATCGTCTCCGACGAGGGCAGGACTCTCTCGTGGTAAGACTTCTCTGAGCCAATAAGATCGCCCGATCTGGAGTCGGCCTTGTCGTCCTCGATGACAACGATGTTCTTGGGCATCTCCTTGAACTGGTAGACCAGCCGCTGACCTTCGACCTTGGCCAGTATACCACGTTGGTAGTAGTAcctggtagagagggaggagagggggggagagagggaagagagggaggggggggagggaaatagagggggggaggggatagggagagaggggaagacagggagggaaatagagggaggggatagggagagaggagggaagacagagggagggaaatagagggaggggatagggagagagagggggggaagagaggagggagggaatagaggaggaggggggaaatagagagggaggggagaggagggggagagagagggagagaggaggagggggagagaggggggggagagagaggagggggagggagggagggggagggaatagagggaggaggggggagagagagaggagggggagagaggagaggagggggagagaggagggggagagagagaggaggggggagagaggagggggaggggagggaggggagggagagaggagggggggagagagaggtgatcaTGGAGGGGGCCTCTTCCAGTGTCAATGAGTGCTAGACGGTTGGGGTAAACCCTCACCTCAGAGCCCGTCCCATGGTCTCATAGTTCATGTCAGGTTTGTTCTTGTGGGCCCCACAGCTTGGACACGGCCTTGGAGGGAAGAGAGTCCACTTGATGACCTGGGACACGTGTTCTTGTCCTGGAGTAAGTCCAACAGGAACTCCCACAGGTacgggggggagagacagggggggggagagagacaggcgggggcagaacagagagaggcgggggacagagagagaggcggggccgagagagagggggagagagagaggcggggggagagagagagagagggagagagagagaggagggggccgagagagaggagggggagagagagaggcgggggagagagagagcggggggacagagagagaggcggggggagagagagaggaggcgggtcgggacagagagagagagagaggggggagagagagaggagggggagagagaggaggggatagggagagaggagggggggagacggagggaggtgaTCATGTTCCTCAGAGGAACTCATCCAAACCAACAACCTACACACCTAACTCAGCTTAAAGCCTCTTCCAGTGTCAATGCCATTTCAAGTGCTAGACGGTTGTAGGGTAAACCCTCACCTCAGAGCCCGTCCCATGGTCTCATAGTTCATGTCAGGTTTGTTCTTGTGTTTGCCCCACAGCTTGGACACGGCCTTGGAGTCCACCAGCTTGAAGATGCCCTTCTCCCTCTGAGTCCACTTGATGTACCTGGGACACGTGTTCTTGTCCTGGAGTAAGTCCAACAGGAACTCCCACAGGTACGTGGTGCTGCCTGGGGGACGAAAGACAGGCGGGTCGGTCGAACAGAGAGACAGGCGGGTCGGCCGACAGAGAGACAGGCGGGTCGGCCGACAGAGAGACAGGCGGGTCGgtcgacagagagacaggtgggtcggtcgacagagagacaggtccgaCAGAGAGGGTCGGCCGACAGAGAGACAGGCGGGTCGGTCGACAGAGAGACAGGCGGGTCGGTCGACAGAGAGACAGGCGGGTCGGCGACGACAGAGAGACAGGCGGGTCGGTCCGACAGAGAGACAGGCGGGTCGgtcgacagagagacaggacgggtcgacgacagagagacaggagggtcGGTCGACAGAGAGACGgtcgacagagagacagagagacaggcgggTCGGCGAACAGAGAGACAGGCGGGTCggccgacagagagacagacagagagacaggcgggTCGGCCGACAGAGAGACAGGCGGGTCGgccgacagagagacaggcaggggtcGGACCGTCGgtcgacagagacagacaggcgggtCGGCcgaacagagagacaggcaggtcggtcgacagagagacagacgggtcggcgacagagagacaggcggGTCGGTCGACAGAGACCATACTTATCCTTCCTCTACGTTTACAGCCTTAAACAACAGGTTAAACTTCAAAGAATACGGTTGATGAACACTTGGTTGTGGGAAAATTAAGTCCAAGCCCCTAATCAACACATGAAATCCTAGGGGTTTATGGATGTGTCCTTTCTGTATATTTGGTGTGTCCCACCTTTTCCTTCTCTGGGTTTCTTCTTGACGCTGAGGTCCGGTGATCCGTTGGACACAGCAGGCGGGTGGGTCTTTGGCTTCCTCCCCgctacacagacaaacagaccaataaagttattcaaaaatcaatcaaatcaattgacACGAGTCGAAGACATGAGCATTTCACATTGCGTGCAATCTCCCAATATGTCAATAGATGGCGCTCTTTCTGTCTACAAGATACAGCAAGTCCTATTTAACATCAACATCCTGTCCACAAGATACAACCAGTCCTATTTACCATCAACATCCTGTCTACAAGATACAGCCAGTCCCATTTACCATCAACATCCTGTCTACAAGATACAGCCAGTCCTATTGACCATCAACATCCTGTCTACAAGATACAGCCAGTCCTATTGACCATCAACATCCTGTCTACAAGATACAGCCAGTCCAATTTACCATCAACATCCTGTCTACAAGATACAACCAGTCCTATTTACCATCAACATCCTGTCTGACAAGTCAGTCCTATTTAACATCATCATCTTTATAGTACCTTTATCATTAAAACCATTTAGGCTCTTCAGCATTACTTTGATGTCTCAATCAACAGCCAGCATCTCCAATCAACAGCCAGCATCTCCAATCAACAGCCAGCATCTCCAATCAACAGCCAGCATCTTCAATCAACAGCCAGCATCTCCAATCAACAGCCAGCATCTCCAATCAACAGCCAGCATCTTCAATCAACAGCCACTATCTTCAATCAACAGCCACTATCTTCAATCAACAGCCACTATCTTCAATCAACAGCCACTATCTTCAATCAACAGCCACTATCTTCAATCAACAGCCACTATCTTCAATCAACAGCCACTATCTTCAATCAACAGCCACTATCTTCAATCAACAGCCACTATCTTCAATCAACCGACAGTATCTTCAATCAACCGACAGTATCTTCAATCAACCGACAGTATCTTCAATCAACAGACAGTATCTTCAATCAACCGACAGTATCTTCAATCAACAGATAGTATCTTCAATCAACAGATAGTATCTTAATTCCTGACAGGTTGGTGGTCAGGCTCAGTTCTTCTAATCATGTCCTCATCACTAACCTTCTGACAGGTTGGTGGTCAGGTATGGTTTCTAGGAGGCTGACCATGTCCTCATCACTAACCTTTCTTCTTCCTGACAGGTTGGTAGTCAGGCTCTGGTTCCTCTAGGAGGGTGACCATGTcctcatcactaacctttgacagGTTGGTGGTCAGACTCTGGTTCCTCTAGGAGGGTGACCATGTcctcatcactaacctttgacagGTTGGTGGTCAGACTCTGGTTCCTCTAGGGGGGTGACCATGTCCTCATCATTAACCTTTGACAGGTTGGTGGTCAGACTCTGGTTCCTCTAGGAGGGTGACCATGTcctcatcactaacctttgacagGTTGGTGGTCAGGCTCTGGTTCCTCTAGGAGGGTGACCATGTcctcatcactaacctttgacagGTTGGTGGTCAGACTCTGGTTCCTCTAGGAGGCTGACCATGTCCTCATCACTAACCTTTCTTCTTCCTGACAGGTTGGTGGTCAGGCTCTGACTCGTCTGGTTCCTCTATGAGGGTGACCTCCATGTCCTCGTCCATACAGTCTTCCGTAGACACCTCCACCACAGTCTCGGTCATCACGTCTGGACGCATCGCCGCGTGGATGAAGTCTGGGGTGGCCCCACACCCTGCCGGGATGAACACATCTAGTGGGACAAGAGGGAAAACGTTAAgagagaaacagtgtgtgtgttctggtggaTGTGACGTTGTGTGAACACCAACATTCGTATGAAATCATCTGAGATCTGCGACATCAATGATTTCTCTCTGTTCTTGTCTCTCGGCTGCTTATGGATGGAATATGTCATGGTGAATACCTGGGCTGCTGCGTATGGATGGAATATGTCATGGTGAATACCTGGCTTATGGATGGAATATGTCATGGTGAATACCTGCTTATGGATGGAATATGTCATGGTGAATACCTGGGCTGCTGCGTATGGATGGAATATGTCATGGTGAATACCTGGTTATGGATGGAATATGTCATGGTGAATACCTGGTTATGGATGGAATATGTCATGGATGAATATGTCATGGTGAATACCTGGTTATGGATGGAATATGTCATGGTGAATACCTGGTTATGGATGGAATATGTCATGGTGAATACCTGGTTATGGATGGAATATGTCATGGTGAATACCTGGTTATGGATGGAATATGTCATGGTGAATACCTGGTTATGGATGGAATATGTCATGGTGAATACCTGGTTATGGATGGAATATGTCATGGTGAATACCTGGTTATGGATGGAATATGTCATGGTGAATACCTGGTTATGGATGGAATATGTCATGGTGAATACCTGGAATATGTATGTATGGAATATGTCATGGTGAATACCTGGTTATGGATGGAATATGTCATGGTGAATACCTGGTTATGGATGGAATATGTCATGGTGAATACCTGGTTATGGATGGAATATGTCATGGTGAATACCTGGTGTATGTATGGAATATGGATGGAatatgtctatgtatgtatggAATATGTCTGGTTATGAATACCTGGGCTGAATATGTATGGTATGGAATATGTATGGATGGAATATGTCATGGTGAATACCTGGGCTGCTATGTATGGATGGAATATGTCATGGTGAATACCTGGTTATGGATGGAATATGTCATGGTGAATACCTGGTTATGGATGGAATATGTCATGGTGAATACCTGGTTATGGATGGAATATGTCATGGTGAATACCTGGTTATGGATGGAATATGTCATGGTGAATACCTGGGCTGCGGTCTCCTCTCAGGCTGGTAACAGAGTCCATGTGCAGCAGAGCCTCGGCAGCCTCGATGGTCTTATCAGAACAGTAGATACTGGTGCCAGACTGTTGGTAATGGACGGACGCCTCCACTGAAACACAGAAAACACACGTTAGTAAAGGTGAAAAGCACCGTTGCAGGTCTGTACAGCCTGTGTAGACATTTCATCACTTGTACAGTACAGAGGGGTTCTGATGCATCCTACTGGAAATAAAAGTTGTGTTTGGTTGCCTCAGACGGTTACCACGGTTTAGTTTGTGAAAACACCGTCGGCGGTCCACCATTAACGGTTTACTACCAAACTACAAGGTCGAGACACTTCAAATGGCTTGTTTACTACACTTCACACAGGACTTCTGAAGTCTGTCAAAGCTGACATCATCTCTGGCGCCCCCTAGCAACCTGTCTCCAGTTACTATGGCATAACTGATGTAGGATCAGCTGCAAATAAAAGTATTTCTTTACCACTATGACCTACAGTGTCAGACTGaccttaaaacagttacagagcaTCAAGTAACTAACCAACCATAACTAACTAACCATAACTAACTAACATAACTAACCATCTATAACTAACTAACCATCCATAACTAACTAACCATCCATAACTAACTAACCATCCATAACTAACCATATAATAAGTATTGGTTAGAAGTCATGGTTTCCTCCTTTCCTTTGGGCCCTGAGGTTTTTCCTTATAGAATGACCCCATCTGTTTTCCTCATTACGGGCTGTCTACAACAGGGGGTCTAGAGGGTTTCCTTGTGCTCATCTGGTCATGGTAAATCATTTGGGCCAGGAATTGTTTCACAAAGAAAAGGAGACAAGGAAAAATTATGCAATTTATTAGTATGGCGTATGCAGTCATTCTGAGGAACTAGGAGACAGACTAAGCCCAGGGATTCCATttacagtacactacttttgaccagagcactctgggtcctggtcaaaagtagtgcactatatagtggatagggtgccatttgggaccaaaCCCAGGGCAcctgttgttgtccctctctgggAAGCACGTCTCTGGTTACCATCACCCCTGCCCATGTTTGGCTACGAGGCAGGCacagggtaggggagaggggttATCTTTAGGAAGACTGCCtgccccccccatccctctcattcagaccctgacacacacactacccGTCGTCCCAAGCGCAAACAAACTgtagccccccacacacacacacacataaacaagcagaaCTACTATAGGCACCTGATAGGCCGAGCTGCTGTTGAAACCAGGCAGGACTACCTAAATAAACCCACCATAGACCATAACATAGACTGGGCACTGGATACTTTGACACCGATACATAGGCTGGAAATAAACAGACATTTGACATACATACTAAGATGCATTTATACTAAGATGGGTTTAACTGTAAGTGTTAAcacttaaaaaatattttaaaagtaaACTTTTAACTGTAAAAGTGAAATAACATGTTATGCATTTTCATATTTCTAGGGATTCATTCAACAGTGAGTGTTTGGTTAATAATAATAAGCGAGGTTGATTATCCGAATATTTGGTTGGGTACGGACTCGGGTTGAAATAGTACTGTTGCACTACCTTACTCAGTCATTGCATTTAAGACAATTAATTAACATCTGTAAAAAGCAATTGAGGCTAAAAGTCAGCATATTTCAAAAGTACAAAATGCATGTGAATAAATATGATTTTCATCATTACTTCTcgacaagaaagaaagaaaaagctgGTACTATTTGACCGAGCCAATAATAGCAAGTCCGACACAAAGTAGTGCAGTCCCCTATGACTTCCGTGTTTACACTCGCGTAGCCTTTCCCTCCAGTTCTCTTCGAAGACGGTGAAGACGGTCTCATCCCCACGTCACTCACTCCCCGCCCCGGACACCATTGGATAAGTCAGTAATCTACGCCCACCTGTCTAGCAGCGCTCATTGGCTGGTGGGAGGATTTCGAACGCCTCACGAGCGCCGTTGGTCAAATGGACCTGTCAATCAAGCCAACAACCCGCCTAGATGCATAACAATGCTTCCGCCATGGAAATTatccaaaaatatttttaaattatCGCTAAATCAAGGAAGAAAATGCAACACTCTAGGAAATGTAAAAAAGAATAACCTTTGTATGGCGAACTGAACTTAAACGAGACACGATTTGCACTTAAAAATCGCTAGCGAGTAAACGCAAAAGCCAGCATTGAGTGCACCGTTAGCAGCCACACACTTCACGGGATAAACCACTGGGCCCACACTTAGATAACGGTCCGAATCGGACTCAGAAAAACGGTACATGACTGAAAACAGATGGGGGAAAAAAGTCACAAAATGACTAGAATACAGCTTTCAACTAAATGTTTACACCCACTTCCGTGTCATTCAATGTTTGAACAAACTGGCTGTATGTGTTATTcaacaagaaaaaatatttcgATAGACTATATTTCAATACAGGGATAAaatcacaacataactgattcaATATAGGTAGATCATATAAACAGATTGTGTATTTAAAGCCATGATAAACGCGGAATAAACATAAATCCACATGCCCTTCCGACTCAGACAGCGTGGCAAAGACGTAGGAAAGACAACACATCTACAACACTTCCTGGTTTCAGCGGGGCTCCCTCCCTGCCAGAATAACCAGTTATTATGATACACATGGACCAAGAAACTATAAATCACGATATGCACGCGCTGCTACGTGCAGATTGCGGTCTAATCCTCCAGTGCTCAAATCCAAACGGTAATTTTAAACATTTTAAGAACGACTGAAGAAAAGCGGACATCGCCATGCAGGTTACTAAGCAAGGTGATCACTTCCTGCTTTGCCCTCCATTATTTCACGAAACTACTTAACGGATATGGGGGCGCAGCGGTCGCTAAAATAAACACATAACGTGTCAAACAAACGGTCGCCGGTAAGAACGAGTTCTAAATAAATTCCGTTACCTGCTCTAATGAGCAGATCGAGTTGGTTAGCGGGCCCCTCATGAAGTGAAGTCGCCATGTTCTTCCCGTGTTGCAGATTCGTATTGACTTCACACTGAAATGCAAAGGCAGCCAAAAGCTCAGATCACTCCGCCGCCAGAGGAAATCTCAAATTCATCCAGACCGCATCACAACCCCCACACCGCGGCAGACGGGTGTCCTTCCGCGCTAAACACAGGAAATCCTCCGCTCTCTCTTGAGCTCTTGCCAAAGATGGTGGATACATTTAGATGTCCCACTCAGGCCGTTAACCATGTTTTAAAGTTCCTGTCTGCTTAAGGGGTGGCTCTCCCATAGGCACCAATAAATTAGCAGCTGGGTCTGATTCGCTTAGTCCATTCACTGTTTATGAAGGAGAAAAAAAAGGAGCGAGTGAGATGTCTCGCTTTCTTTTCCATCTCTGCTCTTGCATCGATCGAACGTCAACCAAAGCAGGAAAAAAGGACAATTCCCCCATAATAGGCCTGTGcattcaacattttttgaaagcATAACAGAGCATTTTAAGACACCATTAATATAAATGTATGTATTGCATTCCTAACAATGAACATTAAACGCAAAGAATAAAGATTTTAAGAGTATATAAATGTGTCTTCATTTGCATTATGGCAAAACGACCTTAGTCTAAATAGGAATGATGTAaacctgatttaaaaaaaaatctcttaCTAAAGTAACTAAAAATGAAACAGTCTGCTGAGGTACCAAGTGCAGAAATGTTTAGATCGATGCCAGAGCATGTAGGTACTTAGGTCATCATCCACTTTAATGGGTTAGTTTTCTGACTGGAGTCTAACACCAAGTCTACGCCCCAGACAGCACTCAGCGACTCTCTAACACCAAGTCTACGCCCCAGACAGCACTCAGCGACTCTCTAACACCAAGTCTACGCCCCAGACAGCACTCAGCGACTCTCTAACACCAAGTCTACGCCCCAGACAGCACTCAGCGACTCTCTAACACCAAGTCTACGCCCCAGACAGCACTCAGCGACTCTCTAACACCAAGTCTACGCCCCAGACAGCACTCAGCGACTCTCTAACACCAAGTCTACGCCCCAGACAGCACTCAGCGACTCTCTAACACCAAGTCTACGCCCCAGACAGCACTCAGCGACTCTCTAACACCAAGTCTACGCCCCAGACAGCACTCAGCGACTCTCTAACACCAAGTCTACGCCACAGACAGCACTCAGCGACTCTCTAACACCAAGTCTACGCCCCAGACAGCACTCAGCGACTCTCTAACACCAAGTCTACGCCACAGACAGCACTCAGCGACTCTCTAACACCAAGTCTACGCCCCAGACAGCACTCAGCGACTCTCTAACACCAAGTCTACGCCCCAGACAGCACTCAGCGACTCTCTAACACCAAGTCTACGCCCCAGACAGCACTCAGCGACTCTCTAACACCAAGTCTACGCCCCAGACAGCACTCAGCGACTCTCTAACACCAAGTCTACGCCCCAGACAGCACTCAGCGACTCTCTAACACCAAGTCTACGCCCCAGACAGCACTCAGCGACTCTCTAACACCAAGTCTACGCCCCAGACAGCACTCAGCGACTCTCTAACACCAAGTCTACGCCCCAGACAGCACTCAGCGACTCTCTAACACCAAGTCTACGCCCCAGACAGCACTCAGCGACTCTCTAACACCAAGTCTACGCCCCAGACAGCACTCAGCGACTCTCTAACACCAAGTACAGTCTACGCCCCAGACAGCACTCAGCGACTCTCTAACACCAAGTCTACGCCCCAGACAGCACTCAGCGACTCTCTAACACCAAGTCTACGCCCCAGACAGCACTCAGCGACTCTCTAACACCAAGTCTACGCCACAGACAGCACTCAGCGACTCTCTAACACCAAGTCTACGCCCCAGACAGCACTCAGCGACTCTCTAACACCAAGTCTACGCCCCAGACAGCACTCAGCGACTCTCTAACACCAAGTCTACGCCCCAGACAGCACTCAGCGACTCTCTAACACCAAGTCTACGCCCCAGACAGCACTCAGCGACTCTCTAACACCAAGTCTACGCCCCAGACAGCACTCAGCGACTCTCTAACACCAAGTCTACGCCCCAGACAGCACTCAGCGACTCTCTAACACCAAGTCTACGCCCCAGACAGCACTCAGCGACTCTCTAACACCAAGTCTACGCCCCAGACAGCACTCAGCGACTCTCTAACACCAAGTCTACGCCCCAGACAGCACTCAGCGACTCTCTAACACCAA includes:
- the elf2b gene encoding ETS-related transcription factor Elf-2b isoform X3 gives rise to the protein MATSLHEGPANQLDLLIRAVEASVHYQQSGTSIYCSDKTIEAAEALLHMDSVTSLRGDRSPDVFIPAGCGATPDFIHAAMRPDVMTETVVEVSTEDCMDEDMEVTLIEEPDESEPDHQPVRKKKAGRKPKTHPPAVSNGSPDLSVKKKPREGKGSTTYLWEFLLDLLQDKNTCPRYIKWTQREKGIFKLVDSKAVSKLWGKHKNKPDMNYETMGRALRYYYQRGILAKVEGQRLVYQFKEMPKNIVVIEDDKADSRSGDLIGSEKSYHERVLPSSETILNVAELATTPTILRGGTRTVVHPPVAKGNKAVMTGGGAAVGVPRIVTISTAPDGTQTQHSHTAIIPTASGPRTVRVAMQVPVVMTTSLGQKISTVAVQQAPGTSGGQTTYQLANASPIGTATGNANSQPKVVIQTIPTMVPATAENGDKITVQLAKIITIPAHQLAQYQQQTKPGLGGSPTGSISLLGGTNSWGVRALAPHVTMAAGTQVMRLAVPTTLHHHHQQQQTHHIVTTTQGGGTGTAVVTVTTTTANQSAPVAASHIIQGIIKRSATATREPQQQAKTLTVKTVQALPVQTTLPEAPEIITVVV